In one Nicotiana sylvestris chromosome 8, ASM39365v2, whole genome shotgun sequence genomic region, the following are encoded:
- the LOC104235967 gene encoding tobamovirus multiplication protein 2A: protein MACKGFWECLLKLLNFLLTLVGLAMVGYGIYLFVEYKNHSSSGDDYPVAPTSSAEVIEFGRPMLIAVSLADNIFDKLPKAWFIYLFIGIGAVLVVVSCCGCIGAATRNGCCLSCYSVLLFLLILVELGAAGFIFFDKSWREEIPSDKTGNFDTIYDFLEDHWKIIKWVALGAVILEALIFLLALVVRAANRPADYDSDDEYIGGPRQQIRQPLINNRPPNPATGVPVAGTLDNRPSRNDAWSTRMREKYGLDTSEFTYNPSDSNRYPQTAVQPQEERKGCAIM from the exons ATGGCGTGTAAAGGGTTCTGGGAGTGCTTGTTGAAGCTCTTGAACTTCTTGTTGACCCTTGTTGGTTTGGCAATGGTGGGGTATGGTATTTACCTCTTTGTTGAGTACAAAAATCATTCATCCTCTGGGGATGATTACCCGGTTGCACCAACAAGTAGTGCTGAAGTGATAGAGTTCGGTCGTCCAATGCTGATCGCTGTATCGTTGGCTGACAACATCTTTGATAAACTTCCAAAAGCTTG GTTCATATACTTATTCATTGGTATTGGAGCGGTTCTTGTCGTTGTATCTTGCTGTGGTTGCATTGGAGCGGCAACAAGGAACGGATGCTGCCTGAGTTGT TACTCTGTGCTGCTTTTCTTGTTGATCTTGGTAGAGCTAGGTGCTGCTGGTTTTATATTCTTTGACAAAAGCTGGAGAGAG GAAATTCCAAGTGACAAAACGGGTAACTTTGATACGATCTATGACTTTCTGGAGGACCACTGGAAGATTATCAAATGGGTTGCCCTTGGGGCAGTTATTTTGGAG GCtcttatattcttattggccCTCGTTGTAAGGGCAGCGAACAGACCAGCAGACTATGATAGTGATGATGAGTACATAGGTGGTCCCAGACAACAAATCCGACAGCCACTGATCAACAATAGGCCACCAAATCCTGCAACTGGCGTCCCTGTTGCTGGTACCCTTGATAATCGTCCAAGTAGAAATGATGCATGGAGTACACGCATGAGGGAAAAG TATGGGCTCGATACATCGGAGTTCACTTACAACCCATCGGACTCAAACAGATATCCGCAAACTGCCGTACAGCCACAAGAGGAAAGGAAAGGTTGTGCCATAATGTAA